GCGGCTGATAACCAGTTTTATTATCACTCtcttgctgctgctgctggttACCCTTCGGCACTtttaagccaaaaaaaaaaaacacacatacAAGAGTAGTATTATTCCATTTCAGATCGATGCAGCCTTTGACTGATTACAAGAGTATGGGATAAAGAGGCCCACGAGATTTTTTGTACGacttgagacaaaaaaattTGGAGAAAAATCAACTGGGGTTCTTGACTAATTCCAGGCTTTCCAGATGCCAGCTGCCGTGTTCTGATTTCGGGCATTATGTTAGTTAGGCCTGAGTCCGGCCGAGATAAAttgaaaattgtagaatttttGCATTGATGTGGATGTGGCATGGTGCGGGGGATTCTTTTCCCACAACTACAAGATGCTAGGAGGAGGAAGGAGATAGAGAtacaagcaagcaagcaagcaagcaagaaGAAGGCCGACTGGAATGGGAACATACTACTGATTCATGTTTGGTCACCATTCTTCACGCCTGAATGAAACATTGAAAGAGACCCTCCAATCCAAGACGACGACCTCATCATCATGCCGCCGTAGTTGATTATTTAATgcaatttggtttgaaatttgcTATGTACAATTATTATAATAGTGCAGTTGCTACTTCTtctgtcccactttgatagtcttgttttcctttttcgtctgtcccaaattgtagtccactttcccattaagaaatgtagtaatctttcaaaatgtctaaaatacccttattaaatatcttgttattaatacattgttattaaatactaacccactacattgaatacattgagcttttccaatactaacccattagctgtaactgatattaattggcattcttcgtgattagcataagggtattttaggaaattattaatctaaatttatgttttcaaccaaattaattacactttcttaatctgtgtgaaaaaaaaaatcaagactaatAAAATGGGACGGAGAGAGTAGTATGCATTAGATGAGAGGCTTGGACGTGGTAGGTGTTTAAATTTGTTGGTTTGCAAATGTTTATGATAGGTAGGCCAGTGCTTGTGTGATCTTGGGGACTTCAATTTCTTCTCTAATTTGCAACCAATCAAATTATCTTCTAATTCTTTAGTGGCCTAATGATTTGATCTGGTTTTCGTTTCGTATCTTAATTACTAATACTGGTGGTTTGGAATTGGGTTTTGGCCGcctcaaaatatatatattatacattcaTTCTGTTCCAAAGATGGATTTAGTCTAAAGCTGGATTCAAACCTGCACTCAGCTTTTCTTTTCTGGTGACTTAAAATTTTGAGTGTTGACAAGAAACATGTTTGTATAAGTTTGAAACAAGAAACAAACGCACCATCCAATTTGACGGGGTGCTTTTTGCCACATCAGAAAAGCGTGGCTCACACACGATTAATTGTGGTAATACATGTTCTTGAATTGACTCCTTGGATTAGTGAATTCCTTTGTGATCCGTTCGTTTGaagttgcctttttttttttttttcaaaggtatAATACACTGGTATCCGTATTCATTTTACGGTCTACGACTAATTCTGTTCGAACCGCATCGGATCTCTCTTGGAAAAAACTCTCTCAAcgttatttttttcatttcgaTGGGTTTCGAACCGgagatttcatggtttgaaaGACGAAGTTGGCTTTTTGTTGGTTTGATTTTATCAGATTGTGCTTGCGTTTATTCTCCCATTAATTGTCATTTTTATTCTACTAACTCATGACTATAATAAACCATACCATACAAATCAGAAAGGTAATTCACAGAGTATGAACTTTCGTCCGATTTTCTGCGCTCTTTAGATCATCACCCATGCATTGATCTCCAGCCATTATTTTTCGTCATCTCCTGGCCTTTTGATATTGCGTGtcaattttgggttttctttttctcacttGATTAGCATCTAAAGATCGTCTGCAACGACTAAGCGAACCAGAAGCGATTGATTTCTTGAAGCAAATCATGAGCATGTGTGAATTCAACTATGATGAAGATCAAAAAGTACGTTCCCCATCTCACCCGTTGTTAGTGGGAACAAATTAATCAAAGGCAAGTTGGGGTGAATTTTGCTCCGGTAAAGATGGTCAACCGTAATACAACTATTTTAAGGTTTCTGATCATTCTTGTTCGTCTTAGTCTCCACTAGGCGTTCTGCAGAACAGAtaaaagaagaaagacaagATAAAAAGGCAACACTGCAGGATCAGAAAGCTTATTCAGCCTGCATATGATTACACACAGTGATAGATACTTCAACGCTAAAATCCATTGTTTGGTACTTAACTTTGACTCTTTCATCAGCAGCCGTGTCTTTTTCAAGTTTGCAGACGCCTTTACTGTTCGTTTTCTGGCCCAGAATTTGCCTCCTTAGAGTCACAATGGCTGAGGCGAGAAGAAAAGTATCAGTTGGAAACTTAATTGACTGATCATCTCATTCTCACAATCTTCTTTCTACTCCCGCAACTTAATTAATAATATCTCATCTTGTTGATTGTAATTATAGGTGGCAAACCAAcccatttaactaaatttatccatacccacccatgaatagatgggtatggatatttaaaatttttgtatatagatataaatgggtattattgggtaatccATTAGACCCAATTAACTCATTTAGAATTCCTTTCCCCCAAGTCTCTTCTCTTCccccaccaattttttttttcaaatttttcattttgtcatgatgttaactacttttatttcattattattattattattatttgttggttttgtcttattattttattttctcttaatttgttaacttgctcattttttaccATTACTaatttatgataagttttagcctcttttcttatctttttaaaatgaaattttaaatttatatatgaaaaaaatgttaggggttcaaaatttttgaattaagtttttatattaacttttatagtacttagttcaaatttttttattcttattattcaattattaaataatatgtaattttgtgacatagagtataaacggaaaaaaatttgataattaggcttattgaatattataagtaaatatttaaaattaatgatgggtacaaagagcggtataaattgataacttaatttacaaaaatgaatttaaatgagtttacaaaaaattaaaataaatgggttataaatgggtaattggattactcaattcattttttgacttacctatttatacccatctaattaaatgggtataaatgggttgattcacttatacccattacccattttatccaacccaaacccgtccaagtcacccattttgacacctctaattGTAATTGAAGCTCCTCTTGCGTTCCGTCACTCGTATCTTCCTGGATTGTAAAATTGATCAGCTATTAATCCACTTATAGTGGCATGAAGACTAACGTCTAGCTTAAATGAATTCAAACCTGGTGAAGTTTGAATTCAGATTTTAGTTTCTGAAATCTTATCGTTGATCATTAAACTAAAACCCTATTGGTGATGGTAAGGCAACTTGATTAGACATCATTATTATTGTCAAACTTGATTTGGAAAATTAGCTTTTCAAAAACCGTAAGGACAAACCAGCTCGCCTTATTCCTTATGAAAGCGGCGGATTTGATGTTTCATATTGCGGTGCGGACGTTTCTAATCCCTAAAGattacaaaattaaaatacTAGTAATCAATCTATTACGTCCCAAAATGATTCTGCAAATCACCCCTTAATCAGGTTCCAGTTTTGATCTAGCTCATTAGCTCCAAATTCGCTTTTCACTACGCATTGTTTGCCTCAAAACAGAAAGAACAAGACAACAACAGGAAACTAAATATTTTAATCTTCGAcctaaaataataataatacttgTACGCAAACGAGATTCCAATTCTGTGTCAATTTCTTTTTGCCTTTTGTGAATCATTTCTCGCATGATTACAAAGAACATCCCACAATCTCCAACCAAAAGCTAAGGTTACATTTGTTGTTATAGTATCAACAATGGACGGCCAAGTTAATCAAATATCAACGCCTGTTTTCTCTGTTGTCAGTTTCAGAAACGAAGTCATGTGTGGGCTAGCATTGTACTCCAACAAGGTTACGTGCCTCTTCTCCGCAACTCAAGGAATCCATAATCACCGCCAGAATCCATCAATGCAGTTCTCACATTTTTTTAGCAAGGGCAAAACACGGGTCTTTTAGCTTTAGCAGCTAGCAAGGAAGTTAGTCACCTGAGAACGCTTAGCAAGCAATGAGCATTCTAAAATAATAgaatagattagattataaGAATGCTATCGTCGCAATTAAAAAAAGGGTAGTTAGTCACCTGAGGGACGGTTGGTTGAGTAGAATCCCAATTTCTCCCGGTCTTCTTTTGTTGGTAGAATTGAGAGATTGAGATGGTGGCTTGGAGGGAGACTTTCTTCCAACATTTTGTCTGCGTGCCATAATCTTCAACACTACACGTCAGAAATAGACAGATGATCTAAAAGAAGGAATCCCATCTCACCACTGAACCTTGGAAACCTCTCCGCTTGCCATTTCCACAAAAAACTCTGCATTCTGCTGCCTCTCAACTTTCCAGTTCCCAAACTGAGCCTTCTCATGCCAGACAATGTGGGCTGGGGCTGTATTATTTCTTTAATTAAAGAGGGGTTTTTTAAGCTTTATAATGGAAAAGAAGACCATTACACAAAACAGAGGAAAACTACTACAACTGGCTTGGTTTTCTCTAGCTGTGTTCTTTATCTACGTATCTCCATGATTTTCTGGGATACTTCTTATTCAAGACTTCTTTTGTGTCAAATAGGTGGTAAATTTTTTGTCCCCTTCAATACACATCCATTGGCTCTTCTCCATCTTTTAACTTAATTGTCGCTATAAGGTATTTAGAATTATATCACCAGACTTAATCATTAAGAAAGGTAAAAAAGACCTGGGCTTAATTTTCTCACATGAAGGTGAGTCCGGTATTCTAAAGTACCAGATTGTGAGCGCAACCCGCAAGCAACAACAGAGCAGATTACGAATAAACAGATGACAGCAACAATAACAAGCACTTAAAATCTGCAATCATTAGCGGCTTGAAGAAAAGAGATTTCATGTATACCACTATAGGCAGATCAATTAACAGGAACCCAAGATATGCCTCAGaaaaacattttcaagaggTTGGCTGAAAAGCATTGAGAAAAGAAGTCCAAATACAAAGCGAATTTGATGAAGATAAAGCTTAAAATTCGCTCTTCctgccaaaaataaaacaacTACCACAAAACGATACAATCATCAGTTCTCTTCCCCAATGTTCAGGATACCTTGCTAAATAGAGTACAAGTAACAAGTTCATCACTTGCACAATGGATTCTGCTCTCTTCATTGCACACCTTGCACTTCCTCTTCATGCAGCAACGCCTCCAAGGATTTTAAgtctcttttttcttcatctCCACCAAATAGCGAGGTGAGTTATGGTGCTGTAAAGCAGTAAGATCGAATAATCCAAACTTGATGCACTTAATTAAATATTTGGTCAAGGCTTATCCTAGAATCAGCTCTCGTGCAACCTCCAGCATCTGTGAGATAGTCACGACATACAACTGAGGAGATGAACCAAATCACCACTAAGCGGTTTTCCACAGAAGTTGTTCTTGAAACACTGACCTCGACAATAAATCGAACGGCACAGCAATAAATAACAGAAACAGTTGTAATAAAACAGTGTCGAACTAAATTGACTGGGGAACTCACCAGTCATGCGACAAATTTCAAGCAACGAGTATCATTGTGAATAGTTTGGCATCGAATAGAACAAAATCGCATCCCACATTGTACACATGTATAATTCGCTGTGAATCCGCAGACAGTGCAAAAATGACGGCTTGAAGAGGAACTTGGAGGTCCAACTGCAGCTCTCAAATACGAGGGCACATGAGGAGGCAAGGATTCCAGGTTTGCCTAGTCCAAATAGCAATTGATTGAGATTCAGAGATTCTATATGACAATCTTCAAATAGCAATTAATTGAGATTCAGAGATTCTATATGACAATCTTCAAATAGCAATTAATTGAGATTCAGAGATTCTATATGACAATCTTCAAATAACATATGACAATCTTCAGACATGAAAACTATGCCAAAAGAACAAACTCCGCAATAGACAGGTATTTATATTTGAAACCCAAAAACTGCATGTGTTGACATATGAGTCCAATTTGCCATCAGTGATACCGCAATTTTAGCCACAACATTCTTGAGCAAATAGGATGACATGCCAGCAGACTAGTAATGAAGGGTTGCATTGTTTAGTTCTGAATACCTCGTGCAAGAGCTCAAGAAACGTTCTCGAGGCCTTTTTAGCATTCTCTAACGCTTTAGCCTGACGAGTTTTCCGTTTCGTACTCTTAGACTGTTTCTTTTGATAAACTGCAAACAATTTGAAAAGCTAAGGTTAGATAACCAAAACCAGATGCAGGCATAAGAGCAATGAGAACCAGACAGACTGTTCGGGTAGAAACTGGAAGCATGACACGGGGGGTTACTCAGTCAaagaaaaatcaggaaaaaattGGGTTTCCTGACGAGCTAAAGATACATGTAATAGAACGAAATCAATTGGGAACGGAATTAATTGCTCTTTCCTTGTCGCAGTGAGAGAATCATGGTAGAAATAACGGACTAGATGATCACATACGAATGTACCGAAAAAGGTTGCTAAAAAGCTAGCTACTTGAATTAGAGCAAGAGAATGTGAATGAAACAGACAACCTTGGTCATCATCGTCATCAAGAGAaacttcatcatcatcatcatcaatttGCTGTACTGCCTCCGTTGCAGCATTGTCATTTTCCAAAGCATCCAGCCGAGCTAGTATCGCCTGCGCCCCACCCCAAAGTCAAAGCAGTTTAATTTAATCACAGCCACTGCTCCAGCTCTAAACTTCATCAGTTAATTGCGTCCCGTGAACACTCCCAACACAgcccacccccacccccacctcaaaaaaaaaaaaaaagctgaatATACAATAAGTTTTGAATATTGTGGACCTGAGTTCGATTATCGGAGCTGGCAAGTGCAGCCGCCATTTTGGGAGCAATCTTGCGGGACCGAGTAGACAtccttcgaattgaattcgACCCATCTTCCTCCATTCCTTCCTGCTAACCTAAATAAACTTTTGACAAAATTGAGAGGAAAACTCCACCTGACTTTCAACAGTTTAATGaatcgagagagagagagggtggGTTGAGAACTGAGAGGGTTTTACTGAATTTCTGTCACGACGGCCGGCGGGTGATATCCAGCTCCAGTTTTTCAGCACTACTCGTGTTCTGTCCAGCCGTCCGGTTCAGATGAATAGTTAACCGATTGTATCAAACGCGTTGACTGGACTCTTTAGATGGATGCCCCGCCGTGGACTCGGAAATTGCAAACCCACAATATTAGAGCCCAGCTAAGATTACGAGAGTCCAGCCCACGGTTGAACCTGGGGAAAAAAACGAATCCAACATCTAATAGGAATTTTTACtgtaaaacaaaaaacaaaaaatcaatttATGGTTTGTTGATTCATCAAAATAAATTGTGACAGAGAGTGGGACTGCAAGCATACCTTGTATCTAACTCTTGTTAGTTGAACAAAATCATCAATTTTGCAAAATAAATTAGTAATAAGTCTTGTAAGTTATCAaactgtttttaaaaaattgtttttaaatCAGCTATCAAACATTTTATTTTAGCAGTacttaaaagttttttttttttttttgtaaacggGGCCAAATTGTTGAATGACGAGTTTCAAGTTTTCTTTCACATAAACCTCGGCAGTACGGTACAACTTTCCTCTTGCTCCCTTATTTTAGGTCTCATATCActgctattttttattttttattttttttggcgaAGCAAAGCAATGGcgggcattattttattttggttttcttCTGTTcccagaaaaagggaaaagctgAAGGAATGAAAGGACATGGACCATGAACTGTGTCCATCTACTCACTCTGGAAATGGCAATTTGCACGCAAAACACCTCACTCATCCAGCAATAGATCATCCACCTGGTTCGATCCCGGACAGTAATCCAATTGTTAACTCTAcagtgatgaaaaaaaaaaaaaattccagcaatagaTCATAGAAGTCAATCCATGCATTGGCTTGCAATGAAATTGCTTTCCCAGCAAGATATGCGGACTTAAAACAGGAGAAATAGATTACTTACACATAAAGATTCAAATTCCTATTTCCACAGCTAGATAGAGTGTGAAAGATTGAAAGTGGAAATAATCCAACCACAATATCCTGATAAGGTAACAATAATAAATTCCACTTTAGATCATCTTATCATGTTCCCTCCATTAAGCTTTCTTATTTCTCTGACTTCCTTTACAAT
The genomic region above belongs to Coffea arabica cultivar ET-39 chromosome 7c, Coffea Arabica ET-39 HiFi, whole genome shotgun sequence and contains:
- the LOC113699324 gene encoding SWR1 complex subunit 6-like; amino-acid sequence: MEEDGSNSIRRMSTRSRKIAPKMAAALASSDNRTQAILARLDALENDNAATEAVQQIDDDDDEVSLDDDDDQVYQKKQSKSTKRKTRQAKALENAKKASRTFLELLHEANLESLPPHVPSYLRAAVGPPSSSSSRHFCTVCGFTANYTCVQCGMRFCSIRCQTIHNDTRCLKFVA